From a region of the Vidua macroura isolate BioBank_ID:100142 chromosome 3, ASM2450914v1, whole genome shotgun sequence genome:
- the SDHAF4 gene encoding succinate dehydrogenase assembly factor 4, mitochondrial isoform X1: protein MALRLLRGAPGAAKSSLLCHSRSSSSSKPGGRSEPAKQPLKKPKLPVGRFDEPEESSMEKEPLEKFPDGINPTTKERGGPRGPEPTRFGDWERKGRCIDF from the exons ATGGCTCTGCGGCTGCTGCGCGGCGCGCCCGGGGCAGCGA AGTCCTCACTTCTTTGCCACTCGCgaagcagctccagctctaAGCCAGGAGGAAGATCTGAACCTGCTAAGCAGCCACTAAAGAAACCAAAGTTACCAGTAGGGCGGTTTGATGAACCAGAAGAGTCCAGTATGGAGAAGGAGCCCCTGGAAA AATTCCCTGATGGAATCAATCCTACTACAAAAGAGAGGGGTGGACCCAGAGGCCCTGAACCTACACGTTTTGgagactgggaaagaaaaggacgTTGTATAGAtttctaa
- the SDHAF4 gene encoding succinate dehydrogenase assembly factor 4, mitochondrial isoform X2 has translation MALRLLRGAPGAAKSSLLCHSRSSSSSKPGGRSEPAKQPLKKPKLPVGRFDEPEESSMEKEPLEMPAVRKAALKHFFGPVFLLFPDNYY, from the exons ATGGCTCTGCGGCTGCTGCGCGGCGCGCCCGGGGCAGCGA AGTCCTCACTTCTTTGCCACTCGCgaagcagctccagctctaAGCCAGGAGGAAGATCTGAACCTGCTAAGCAGCCACTAAAGAAACCAAAGTTACCAGTAGGGCGGTTTGATGAACCAGAAGAGTCCAGTATGGAGAAGGAGCCCCTGGAAA TGCCAGCAGTTAGGAAAGCAGCACTTAAGCACTTTTTTGGACCtgtcttcctgctcttcccagatAATTACTATTAG